From Neodiprion pinetum isolate iyNeoPine1 chromosome 7, iyNeoPine1.2, whole genome shotgun sequence, a single genomic window includes:
- the LOC124223419 gene encoding uncharacterized protein isoform X1, with translation MARSFTYDRPLDVKIIPVSENSNHEFQTLLGIKKEVEDVPSDEEVGLSEFESANNLELSSANTSKVKPNDGKGENHPHVVAKFRDLLTRSGQSYGITGKKRKREREYKTEDKLNSCEVDRIKRRRSGSSVTSEIPNHRCELGITSERRNTRSSIRQKICSNSDNVDKNSMLNSSDLNEIGDKAKNEINSNSIPMTVLRKSANMHCDICGLCFTSHQNLQAHKSYYSTDGKYKCNICGLRFPRLMLLSRHKRIAHSGIPHKYWYRNKCHICMDRFKKKLSLIVHISHLHAKELASNKKSKSLYKEVVLRHIAIGKRRKTQACVNNSEFSVKSAPPINSNNYEVSLDEITTFYEDFIESVGDPNNEDAHVGETLSVQQDAEYQNISLDNQATKGAVNSDCKKVSTSSTGQRLEYVEASNLAQCDRVKVIEQQKLEPLITDSEQTSIGLKKPQEIIGNSACSSKKVLNENKGMQESKEHTKKLNELPLGSDRSLSTFSEDVSLQLQQDSVQRLGKSANESIAYKFNPQQDATNEKKRPPSLEQLNYQVGTVLSHDELGEKVDVTTVNADVDNSAVKRINLIKTDDFGESRQSNFISCQDKDIDNRNCESISLTMAVSSSSIPSTSSQSVEFHDATMLRSYEMSNYRNIKDVRVSLVKLENMVDLPKIRTPKSSVCKITRLLNTEKPNCYVGEKPFANRGRWRISRQNQRKKVEYYKKSRSFVEKKHGTIGYCPQVLSNDGGSEERGEWETAKPTDRHCYVCNKFFQNKGLLVSHYIKIHVEPGSFRCCLCNAHLKSPKRLRIHLFKHCNMPIEKIFLKFCRSCKIELNMFSLKTLCVSCEKGYKLNRLKFVQSKLEYIPMSNNQRLAHTLACKKICSSDNGRELLHETPVVMNSNDVNVLSVAEDSAKNGLKVECSITSDEISKNSKCLGSNSSFSQSSTAHTDLEYRKPKAQIGVISDDCKKITRTCNYKTRTKTLKVGSKKRFKSIRFFTHDKRCTKNLMTRRRHELFKRKSTGKRINRPHFRSNTKQSFYHKCKTCGLNCCCGKNLKIHERRYSTNGKNACKMCGLIFAWKHELVIHMKTAHNSKPLFSRRIRCEICNQGFYNKKFLRIHLAHFHNIKYFQCQVGKIKFDTSQYLNDHRRYYSKTINLPCDCCDQTFNCKYALEYHKVHIHNPEEPKVYKYSCDRCDCAFPDKLSLQAHIGHLHVVQDHDSLVTTSMKGAHAPADLHLEDIGFSNKTEDAFINSNVEMNNSNARKHENEIQCEETMHETTNSATTRTHILSQYKCDICKISFVEPHNMLDHEWEYSNYGTNACDVCNRKFMTKSHLKKHKVKHFRRDVICKYKCHVCKEDFLTEDDLKMHGLHLHGPQFMFKKFSERSDSRESSNSSCKKINDSDGVSKLSINDNTDNSLGVMGSEITENERILLFQKISNRLSAELLHRNSTEETYCCDFCTARFGTWCLLKNHMKKHAYCPYYTNSSKYLCLICKNTFRTNDILRAHVIHYHTLDHKQSTTTKPESSEGSILDESLKSQTGVNRDPTRVSDRDVQDPVETLPSKHAALNQSFSLPKHCNAVDDSGTIPSETKIQSFNPTDNAHVLQHNHDHPPSLSQEIQCKTKTILGDSDSGQSNDENSRDTESTNVHTIENISPQAEVTSVSVSEEWFIGDLKNLICTICTQNFDSTEEIQAHFTSVHMMNGEYACTFCGEIFSYFMDLKQHIFRLDEDSENYTCREKYRQLAELAGNTSSLKNHKGSKQNEKNLQLLSLDEADIPSKSSEKPSSNNLINLGTFNICDESFPNITTSLKHWDSCFGKDRFRCDICDIMFIDQNLLNKHNMKHCQQGQEPHIARNQSSFRLNVNDRTFQIRMQYGDVLANKLQDGALITSSLVNTNISGKVRRGPISSDKILKHITSSRLRAQIAKILHIDENEDEPHVNTQIISTNAASSKVDLQLSFESQQDTDLSNKLDVVERCETEQSVGEFIENSSSRFHRDVSSIVTYPVQSTPSADILNSSDEKSSYKMLIASTNDDDETEKRHAPIKHIENKCTQQKQPSLQSHVLRTGQNSASIVPTIRSSRMLDHTHIPSSQKSRPSDCADEKRLEIVPLSSDSNGNSTYFILIKPIVGSSNDTEALDAVRTPIEKSPLREYPSKRLPRSIPSTSGSDVRLLYYKCVESSSDSPSERVDNKPTVIQRGHNLKPHLHGGIQKLRLKILPNRSNIVISPLRGSPYEWNSKAGNSGGNNLHNASDPRGVSSGSNDNTTILTRFNMAGDSPTYPVLNSSHDGEQKGVDDRANDAHKELKFNKFRKNILRCRYCTMLFKEKNQLLEHMLIHKANNQCPACGLSFSNDKALQQHLPEHRSSRCIECNKVNFFNDPPCYPAGTFVFCSECKAVLPPPLRTLTQSSTNLNRRIMKCGICMETFNTISQMSVHFRNTHLSFVCSICSLGFSSQINLNKHIEAHKAK, from the exons TGGATGTCAAAATAATACCCGTTTCCGAGAATTCGAATCACGAGTTTCAG ACATTATTGGGGATCAAGAAAGAAGTGGAAGATGTTCCGTCGGATGAGGAAGTCGGACTATCTGaattcgaatcagcaaataaTCTCGAGCTCTCATCCGCAAATACATCAAAAGTTAAACCCAACGATGGCAAAGGTGAAAACCATCCTCACGTGGTGGCAAAATTTCGTGATCTTTTGACACGGTCAGGACAGAGTTATGGAATaactggaaaaaaaaggaaacgtgAACGTGAATACAAGACAGAGGACAAACTAAATTCATGTGAAGTGGATAGAATTAAAAGGCGTAGATCTGGTTCAAGTGTCACATCAGAAATACCAAATCACAGGTGTGAATTGGGTATTACATCAGAAAGACGTAATACAAGGTCTTCGATCCGTCAAAAAATATGTTCAAACTCTGATAATGTGGATAAAAATAGCATGTTGAATTCGTCAGACCTAAACGAAATTGGTGACAAAgctaaaaatgaaatcaatagCAATTCAATCCCGATGACTGTTTTGCGTAAGAGTGCAAACATGCATTGTGATATCTGCGGTTTGTGTTTTACAAGCCATCAGAATTTACAAGCGCATAAAAGTTATTATTCTACAGATGGAAAATACAAATGTAACATTTGCGGCTTAAGGTTTCCCAGACTTATGTTGTTATCGAGACACAAGAGGATTGCGCATTCCGGCATACCCCATAAATACTGGTATCGAAACAAATGTCATATTTGTATGGAtcgctttaaaaaaaaattaagcttGATTGTACACATATCACATTTGCATGCCAAAGAATTGGcatcgaataaaaaaagtaaaagctTGTACAAAGAAGTAGTTCTACGTCACATAGCGataggaaaaagaaggaaaacgCAAGCATGTGTAAATAACTCTGAGTTTAGCGTGAAATCTGCTCCACCAATCAATTCTAACAACTATGAAGTATCATTGGACGAAATAACTACGTTTTACGAAGATTTCATAGAGTCTGTGGGAGATCCAAATAATGAAGACGCACACGTTGGTGAAACACTGAGCGTTCAACAAGATGCTGAGTATCAGAATATCTCACTAGATAATCAAGCTACCAAGGGTGCTGTCAATTCTGATTGTAAAAAAGTCAGTACAAGTTCAACTGGACAAAGATTGGAGTACGTCGAAGCATCAAATTTAGCCCAGTGCGATAGAGTCAAAGTTATCGAGCAACAAAAACTCGAACCATTAATTACTGATTCAGAACAAACATCCATAGGATTAAAAAAACCCCAAGAAATAATCGGTAATAGTGCGTGTAGTTCAAAGAAAGTGTTGAATGAAAACAAAGGTATGCAAGAATCAAAAGAGCATACTAAGAAACTAAATGAATTACCACTTGGGAGTGACAGAAGCCTCTCAACTTTTTCAGAAGATGTTTCACTGCAACTACAACAAGATTCAGTTCAGCGCCTAGGGAAATCAGCCA ATGAGTCTATCGCATACAAATTCAATCCGCAGCAAGATGCTACAAATGAGAAGAAAAGACCACCGTCACTTGAACAGTTGAATTATCAGGTAGGCACAGTTTTATCACACGATGAATTAGGAGAAAAAGTTGACGTAACCACAGTGAATGCTGACGTTGATAATTCAGCTGTGAAACgtattaatttaattaaaactgATGATTTTGGAGAGTCACGCCAGTCAAATTTTATCAGTTGTCAAGATAAAGACATTGATAATAGAAACTGCGAATCAATTTCCCTTACAATGGCTGTTTCATCCTCAAGTATTCCTTCGACAAGTTCGCAGAGTGTTGAATTCCATGATGCAACCATGCTAAGAAGTTATGAAATGTCGAATTACCGAAATATTAAAGATGTTAGAGTGTCGCTGGTAAAATTAGAGAATATGGTGGATTTGCCAAAAATTAGAACTCCAAAATCGTCGGTTTGCAAAATTACTAGATTATTGAATACTGAAAAGCCGAATTGTTATGTAGGTGAAAAACCTTTCGCAAATAGAGGAAGATGGCGTATTTCTAGGCAGAatcaacgaaaaaaagttgaatactataaaaaatcacgatcatttgttgaaaaaaagcaCGGTACTATTGGTTACTGTCCACAGGTACTTTCAAATGACGGTGGGTCAGAGGAACGTGGGGAATGGGAAACTGCGAAACCCACAGATAGACATTGTTACgtttgtaacaaattttttcaaaataaggGATTACTGGTATCTCATTATATAAAGATACATGTAGAGCCTGGATCTTTTCGATGTTGTTTGTGTAATGCACATCTTAAGAGTCCAAAAAGGTTAAGGATCCATTTGTTTAAGCACTGTAATATGccaattgaaaaaatctttcttAAATTCTGTAGATCTTGCAAGATAGAATTGAATATGTTTTCATTAAAAACCCTTTGTGTAAGTTGTGAAAAAGGATACAAGCTCAATAGGCTTAAATTTGTACAATCAAAATTGGAATATATTCCCATGTCGAATAATCAGCGATTAGCTCATACGCTAGCGTGTAAGAAAATATGCTCTTCAGACAACGGTCGTGAATTGCTACATGAAACACCAGTTGTGATGAATTCAAACGATGTCAACGTTCTCTCGGTAGCCGAGGATTCTGCTAAAAACGGTTTGAAAGTTGAATGTTCAATAACTTCCGacgaaatttccaaaaattcaaaatgctTGGGATCTAATAGTTCGTTTTCTCAAAGTAGTACAGCGCATACTGATTTAGAATATCGCAAACCAAAAGCCCAGATTGGTGTTATATCTGATGATTGTAAAAAGATAACCAGGACTTGTAATTACAAAACTAGAACGAAAACTTTGAAAGTAGGATCAAAAAAGCGCTTCAAATCAATACGTTTTTTCACACATGATAAACGATGTACCAAAAATTTGATGACTCGACGGAGGCACGAacttttcaaaagaaaaagcacGGGAAAACGTATTAATCGGCCTCATTTTCGCAGCAATACCAAACAGTCTTTCTATCACAAGTGCAAGACATGTGGATTGAATTGTTGTTgcggtaaaaatttgaaaatacacgAAAGACGCTATTCGACAAATGGAAAGAATGCTTGTAAAATGTGTGGACTAATATTTGCTTGGAAACACGAATTGGTTATACATATGAAAACGGCTCATAATTCGAAACCCCTATTTTCTAGAAGAATCAGGTGCGAAATTTGCAATCAGggtttttataataaaaagttCCTCAGGATTCACCTCGCTCATTTTCACAACATTAAATACTTTCAATGCCAAGtcggtaaaataaaattcgacaCCAGTCAATACTTGAATGACCATAGGCGAtattattcaaaaactatTAACCTACCGTGCGATTGTTGTGATCAAAcatttaattgtaaatatgcatTAGAATACCACAAAGTGCATATCCATAATCCCGAGGAACCAAAGGTCTATAAGTATTCATGCGATAGGTGTGACTGCGCATTTCCCGATAAATTGTCACTGCAAGCTCATATTGGACACTTGCATGTGGTTCAAGATCATGATTCCCTCGTGACGACGTCTATGAAAGGTGCACATGCACCAGCGGATCTACATCTCGAAGACATCGGGTTCTCAAATAAAACCGAAGACGCGTTTATCAATTCAAAcgttgaaatgaataattcaaatgCTCGTAaacatgaaaatgaaattcaatgcgAAGAAACAATGCATGAAACTACGAATAGTGCCACTACCAGGACACATATTCTGAGTCAATATAAATGCGACATATGCAAGATTAGTTTCGTTGAGCCACATAATATGCTCGACCATGAATGGGAATATTCTAATTATGGTACCAATGCGTGTGATGTGTGTAACCGAAAGTTTATGACTAAGTCACATCTAAAAAAACACAAGGTTAAACACTTTCGAAGAGATGTGATTTGTAAATATAAGTGTCATGTTTGCAAGGAAGATTTTCTAACGGAAGATGATTTGAAAATGCATGGACTGCATTTACACGGACCTCAGTTTAtgttcaagaaattttctgAAAGGAGTGATAGTCGCGAATCTAGCAATTCAAGTTGTAAAAAGATTAACGATTCCGATGGTGTTTCCAAGTTATCCATCAACGATAATACCGATAATAGTTTGGGAGTTATGGGTAGCGAAATaactgaaaatgaaagaatactattgtttcaaaaaatttcaaacagatTATCTGCGGAACTGCTGCATCGAAATTCAACTGAAGAAACATATTGCTGTGATTTCTGTACAGCAAGATTTGGTACCTGGTGCTTATTGAAGAACCATATGAAAAAACATGCCTACTGTCCATATTATACAAATTCTTCCAAGTATCTCTGCTTGATCTGTAAAAATACATTTCGGACTAACGATATTTTGAGAGCTCATGTTATACATTATCATACATTAGATCACAAACAATCGACTACAACTAAACCGGAATCTTCGGAAGGATCTATTCTTGACGAATCACTTAAATCCCAAACGGGCGTTAATCGTGATCCGACGAGGGTCAGTGACCGGGACGTCCAGGATCCTGTGGAAACTTTACCTTCTAAACACGCAGCTCTAAATCAGTCTTTTAGTTTGCCCAAACACTGCAACGCAGTCGATGACTCAGGTACCATTCCAtccgaaacaaaaattcaatcattCAATCCCACAGATAACGCTCACGTACTTCAGCACAACCATGACCATCCTCCTTCACTATCGCAAGAGATTCAATGCAAAACGAAAACTATTCTGGGGGATAGTGACTCAGGTCAGAGTAATGATGAAAATTCCCGTGACACTGAATCTACGAATGTTcatacaattgaaaatatttcgccaCAAGCCGAGGTAACGTCAGTATCAGTCAGCGAAGAATGGTTTATCggcgatttgaaaaatttgatatgtACCATTTGCACACAGAACTTTGATTCCAccgaagaaattcaagcacaTTTCACTTCTGTTCATATGATGAATGGGGAGTATGCATGTACGTTTTGTGGGGAAATATTCTCATACTTCATGGACCTGAAACAGCACATTTTCAGACTCGAtgaagattccgaaaattataCATGTCGTGAAAAGTACCGGCAACTCGCAGAACTAGCTGGTAACACAAGTTCACTCAAAAATCATAAAGGAAGTAAgcaaaacgagaaaaatttacagCTCTTATCATTAGATGAAGCTGACATCCCTTCAAAATCTAGTGAAAAACCAAgttcaaataatttgattaaCTTGGGTACATTTAACATTTGTGATGAATCTTTTCCAAACATTACGACTTCGTTGAAACATTGGGACTCATGTTTTGGTAAGGATCGGTTCCGGTGCGATATTTGTGATATTATGTTCATAGATCAGAATCTATTGAACAAACATAACATGAAGCATTGCCAACAAGGACAAGAGCCTCATATTGCCAGGAACCAATCGAGCTTTCGATTAAATGTTAATGATCGAACCTTTCAAATTCGTATGCAATATGGAGATGTGCTAGCTAATAAACTGCAGGATGGGGCCCTTATTACAAGCAGCTTAGTGAACACAAATATTTCCGGTAAAGTAAGAAGAGGTCCTATCTCAagtgataaaatattaaaacacATTACATCATCCAGATTGCGAGCCCAAATTGCTAAAATACTACATATCGATGAAAATGAAGATGAACCTCATGTTAATACACAAATCATTTCTACAAATGCTGCATCTTCAAAAGTTGACTTGCAATTGAGCTTTGAATCACAGCAAGACACCGACTTATCGAATAAACTTGACGTTGTAGAAAGATGTGAAACAGAACAGTCAGTTGGGgaatttatagaaaatagTTCTTCTCGCTTCCACCGCGACGTAAGTTCAATTGTTACTTATCCAGTACAGTCAACTCCATCAGCCGATATACTGAATTCaagtgatgaaaaatcgtCTTACAAAATGTTGATAGCAAGTACTAATGATGACGATGAAACTGAAAAACGACACGCTCCCATCaaacatattgaaaataaatgtacACAACAGAAACAACCATCGTTGCAATCACATGTTTTGAGGACTGGTCAAAATTCAGCATCCATCGTACCCACCATTCGTAGTTCAAGAATGCTTGACCACACGCATATTCCATCCAGCCAAAAATCAAGACCAAGCGATTGCGCAGATGAGAAACGGTTGGAAATTGTACCCCTTTCTTCAGATAGCAACGGTAACTCAACCTATTTCATCCTTATTAAACCCATAGTCGGTAGTTCTAATGACACTGAGGCATTGGATGCAGTACGTACTCCCATTGAAAAATCTCCTCTGAGAGAATACCCTAGTAAAAGACTTCCAAGATCGATACCGTCAACATCAGGCTCCGATGTCCGCCTACTCTATTACAAATGCGTTGAGTCTTCCTCAGACTCTCCCAGTGAGCGTGTCGATAACAAGCCAACAGTAATACAGAGGGGTCATAATCTCAAGCCTCACTTGCATGGCGGTATCCAGAAGCTACGTTTAAAAATACTTCCAAATCGATCAAATATTGTCATTAGTCCGCTGCGTGGTTCCCCTTATGAATGGAACAGTAAAGCGGGCAATAGTGGTGGGAATAATTTACACAATGCTTCCGATCCACGCGGCGTGAGTTCTGGAAGTAATGACAATACGACGATATTGACACGTTTCAACATGGCTGGTGATTCTCCAACCTACCCTGTCTTGAATTCGTCGCATGATGGTGAGCAGAAAGGCGTAGATGATCGTGCAAACGATGC